The following are encoded in a window of Sphaeramia orbicularis chromosome 20, fSphaOr1.1, whole genome shotgun sequence genomic DNA:
- the rbbp8 gene encoding LOW QUALITY PROTEIN: DNA endonuclease RBBP8 (The sequence of the model RefSeq protein was modified relative to this genomic sequence to represent the inferred CDS: inserted 2 bases in 2 codons; substituted 1 base at 1 genomic stop codon): MSSSGPSSGTYQPDAVFEDLWRQLRECHGNALQELESKVSKLKKDRCLDAQRLEVFYNRNQQLKEQIKSLQDAMSVLEERLRTGVCERCSVLEENLKNNQEQNLHLVTKLKYEQKGLEVENTRLHAELEKLKRTRSEPERASSPELEDGVIPDSPVLHSSLPAANKLKKRKVLHKTKYVRYEETPLPQSRSFIFNEPNKESVDVLKNPGRVEVLVPNTCELEASQILKMDENAEEEVAETCRLDLLDCPPMKTDSAASQQSMLMSSWKPDVHLKPFSTSIHSPDSTTRNPQTDPRLSSLILDSSQSTAPSNKPNGKKEESDEEEGMKNGTKWNPCGAWTGTRLVDHQEGETVDTDCTWISHSLLQRHNENTQDTIVESGLGLKANDSLEKMXDTSAYGEYNSPHLGQSQEEEEEEEDGQDAENSLHQRKAQRPTFAHMAVIRKKDERRKLKGTTCKECEIYYAHLPEEEKQKKLSSCSRHRFLYIPPCTPENFWEVGXPSTQTYIDRGYIKEXEAPQARLRRRQPLNALFSPKRTSRRINHRPDNVV, from the exons ATGAGCAGCTCTGGACCCAGCAGTGGGACGTATCAACCTGATGCTGTATTTGAGGATTTATGGAGGCAACTCAGAGAGTGTCATGGAAATGCACTTCAAG AGTTGGAGTCAAAAGTGAGCAAGTTGAAAAAAGATCGATGTTT AGATGCTCAAAGGCTGGAGGTGTTTTATAATCGCAACCAGCAGCTGAAGGAGCAAATCAAATCACTGCAGGACGCCATGAGTGTCCTGGAGGAAAG GCTTCGGACTGGTGTGTGTGAACGATGCTCCGTCTTAGAAGAGAATCTGAAAAACAACCAGGAGCAGAATTTGCATCTCGTCACCAAACTGA AATATGAACAAAAAGGTCTTGAGGTCGAAAACACGAGGCTCCACGCTGAACTGGAGAAACTGAAGAGAACTCG CTCTGAACCTGAGCGAGCCTCATCCCCAGAACTGGAAGACGGCGTCATCCCAGACTCACCGGTCCTGCACAGCTCACTGCCAGCGGCGAACAAACTGAAGAAACGCAAAGTCCTCCACAAAACCAAATACGTCCGCTACGAGGAGACTCCTCTACCACAGTCCCGCAGCTTCATCTTCAACG AACCCAATAAGGAGTCGGTTGATGTTTTGAAGAATCCAGGAAGAGTAGAAGTGCTTGTACCCAACACGTGTGAACTGGAAGCATCACAGATTCTGA AAATGGATGAAAATGCTGAAGAGGAAGTAGCTGAAACCTGTCGCCTCGATCTTCTCGACTGTCCTCCTATG aaaACAGATTCAGCTGCAAGTCAGCAGAgtatgctgatgtcatcatggaaGCCTGATGTTCATTTAAA GCCTTTTTCTACGTCGATCCACAGTCCCGACTCGACCACCAGAAATCCACAGACAGATCCCCGTCTCTCCTCCCTCATACTCGACAGTTCGCAGTCAACGGCTCCGTCTAATAAGCCAAACGGAAAGAAGGAGGAAAGCGACGAAGAGGAGGGG ATGAAAAACGGTACAAAGTGGAACCCATGTGGAGCATGGACCGGCACTCGCCTTGTCGAT CATCAGGAAGGTGAAACCGTGGACACAGACTGTACCTGGATCAGCCACAGTTTACTCCAGCGTCACAATGAAAACACCCAGGACACCATCGTCGAGTCCG GTCTGGGACTAAAGGCTAACGACAGTCTGGAAAAAA TTGACACCTCCGCCTACGGGGAGTACAACAGTCCACATTTAGGGCAgagccaggaggaggaggaggaggaagaagatg GACAAGATGCTGAAAACAGTTTGCACCAAAGAAAAGCTCA ACGGCCGACGTTCGCCCACATGGCTGTAATTCGCAAGAAAGACGAGCGGAGGAAACTGAAGGGAACGACCTGTAAGGAATGTGAAATA TATTACGCTCATCTTCcagaggaggagaagcagaagaAGCTGTCGTCGTGTTCCAGACATCGGTTTCTGTACATTCCACCTTGTACTCCGGAAAACTTTTGGGAAGTTG TCCCGTCAACGCAGACCTACATCGATAGAG GTTACATTAAGGAGTGAGAAGCTCCTCAGGCCCGTTTACGGCGACGACAACCACTCAACGCTTTATTCTCCCCGAAAAGAACCAGCAGGAGAATTAATCATAGACCAG ATAACGTAGTGTGA